The Gymnodinialimonas sp. 57CJ19 genome includes a window with the following:
- the sdhD gene encoding succinate dehydrogenase, hydrophobic membrane anchor protein: MAFLTDRKRVSGLGSAKGGTAQHWTMTVTSVALLVLTPFFLAIIGSALGSDYAEVIATLGKPVPALVVAAYLVVGMHHLRFGMQIMIEDYTHGMTKKAAIIATTIICYGLAAGGLVALMQIAL, from the coding sequence ATGGCATTTCTTACTGACCGCAAGCGCGTTTCTGGCCTTGGCTCTGCAAAGGGCGGCACCGCGCAGCATTGGACCATGACTGTCACTTCCGTGGCGCTTCTGGTTCTGACCCCTTTCTTTCTGGCGATCATCGGCTCTGCCCTTGGCAGTGACTACGCCGAGGTTATCGCGACCCTGGGCAAGCCGGTTCCCGCGCTGGTCGTCGCCGCCTATCTGGTGGTGGGGATGCACCACCTGCGTTTCGGGATGCAGATCATGATCGAGGATTACACCCACGGCATGACCAAAAAGGCCGCGATCATCGCGACCACCATTATCTGTTACGGGCTGGCCGCTGGTGGTCTTGTTGCCCTGATGCAAATCGCGCTTTGA
- a CDS encoding MaoC family dehydratase: MSKTNQGYFFEDYRVGQVLKHATPRTLHDGDVAMYQALYGPRFALQSSWDFAAPGSSLRNPVMDDLITFHTVFGKTVPDISLNAVANLGYAEGRFLARVESGDTIHAVSEVIGLKENSNGKTGIVWVRTRGFSNFDVPVLEYVRWVMVRKRDAAAPAPETVVPDLTQVVAAEELHVPETLDWSNYDFAAAGEPHRHGDYAVGEIIDHVDGVTLTDPEHMMATRLWQNTAKVHFDVTARPDGNRLIYGGHIISLARSLSFNGLANAQLLAAINGGAHANPAMAGDTIRAWSEVLDTAPTSTPHVGALRLRLVATKGEAGALRGVDGKYLPEVLLDLDHWALLPT, encoded by the coding sequence ATGTCAAAGACGAACCAGGGCTATTTCTTCGAGGATTACCGCGTTGGGCAGGTGTTGAAACATGCCACGCCGCGCACGCTGCATGATGGAGATGTGGCGATGTATCAAGCGCTCTACGGCCCTCGGTTCGCGCTGCAATCGTCTTGGGATTTTGCCGCGCCTGGCAGCAGCCTGCGCAACCCTGTGATGGATGACCTGATCACGTTCCACACGGTATTTGGCAAAACCGTCCCTGATATCTCGCTGAACGCTGTGGCCAATCTGGGCTATGCCGAGGGGCGGTTTCTGGCACGGGTGGAATCGGGCGACACGATCCACGCGGTATCAGAAGTCATTGGCCTGAAAGAGAATTCTAACGGCAAGACAGGCATTGTCTGGGTCCGTACTCGCGGGTTCTCCAATTTCGATGTGCCGGTGCTGGAGTACGTCCGCTGGGTCATGGTGCGAAAACGCGACGCGGCCGCCCCTGCCCCGGAAACCGTCGTGCCAGACTTGACGCAGGTCGTGGCGGCGGAAGAGCTGCACGTGCCAGAAACGTTGGACTGGTCTAACTACGATTTCGCCGCTGCCGGAGAGCCGCACCGCCACGGCGATTATGCCGTCGGTGAGATCATTGACCACGTCGATGGCGTGACCCTGACCGACCCCGAACATATGATGGCCACACGCCTGTGGCAGAACACGGCCAAGGTACATTTCGACGTCACCGCGCGCCCCGACGGCAATCGTCTGATCTATGGTGGCCACATCATCAGCCTCGCCCGGTCCTTGTCGTTCAATGGCTTGGCCAACGCGCAGCTTCTGGCCGCAATCAACGGCGGCGCTCACGCCAATCCTGCCATGGCGGGTGACACGATCCGGGCTTGGTCCGAAGTTCTCGACACCGCGCCCACATCCACCCCCCACGTAGGCGCCCTGCGCCTGCGTCTTGTCGCCACCAAAGGCGAGGCCGGCGCATTGCGCGGCGTGGACGGGAAATACCTGCCCGAGGTGTTGTTGGATCTGGACCACTGGGCGTTGCTTCCGACCTAG
- the sdhC gene encoding succinate dehydrogenase, cytochrome b556 subunit, producing the protein MADVNRGNRPLSPHLTIYKPQLNSITSILVRITGNAMLVSAILVVWWLMAAASGPEYFATIDGLITSVLGDIVMTLSVLGLWYHALGGLRHLVWDAGYGLDADTSDKMGWGMLIGSVALTFLTLIAI; encoded by the coding sequence ATGGCCGACGTCAACCGCGGCAATCGTCCGCTTTCACCTCATCTCACTATCTACAAACCGCAACTGAACTCGATAACATCGATTCTCGTGCGGATCACCGGCAATGCGATGCTTGTTTCCGCGATCCTTGTGGTTTGGTGGCTGATGGCCGCTGCTTCGGGGCCAGAGTACTTCGCCACGATCGATGGTCTGATCACCAGCGTCCTTGGCGATATCGTCATGACGCTATCCGTTCTGGGCCTTTGGTATCACGCCCTTGGCGGCCTTCGGCACCTTGTTTGGGATGCGGGCTACGGGCTGGACGCGGATACGTCGGACAAGATGGGCTGGGGCATGCTGATTGGCTCTGTCGCCCTGACCTTCCTGACGCTCATCGCGATTTAA